A part of Rhodothermales bacterium genomic DNA contains:
- a CDS encoding winged helix-turn-helix transcriptional regulator, translated as MLENVLGCKWSIQLLALIAGGTLRPSALRRACPGLSAKVMNERLRKLTGNGIVQRQVFGEKPPVEVEYTLTAFGERFATLLDEVKRLQDELDDTNS; from the coding sequence GAAAACGTGCTCGGATGTAAGTGGTCGATCCAGTTGTTGGCGTTGATCGCCGGCGGCACGTTGCGCCCAAGCGCGCTGCGGCGGGCCTGCCCCGGGTTGTCGGCCAAGGTGATGAACGAGCGGCTTCGTAAGCTGACCGGTAACGGCATCGTACAGCGCCAGGTTTTCGGCGAAAAACCGCCCGTGGAAGTGGAATACACCCTCACGGCATTTGGCGAACGCTTCGCAACGCTCCTCGATGAAGTGAAGCGGCTGCAGGACGAACTCGACGACACCAATTCGTAA